In the genome of Pelmatolapia mariae isolate MD_Pm_ZW linkage group LG4, Pm_UMD_F_2, whole genome shotgun sequence, the window TGTTGAGTATATTTTTGTAATGTGCGTCATGCATACTGGTGAATTAAAGTGAAAATGACTTGTAATAAAGATATTTACTTCTTTACTGTGAATGCCGGTGggttagttttttctttttacaaataaaGCCTGAAAACACTCAAAAGTATTGATGAATGCACTCCTGCTACATTGACATTTTTAAAGAGTATTAAATACCCaagatcagaatcagctttattgatTAAGTACATGTAGACAGCAGATGATACTGTCAACATGATGCAGACAATAACATGTATTTCATATTTATGGCTTAGAGTGTGAAGATGTTGGAATAAATCATGGAATAAATAAGGAATGGATGACAATCTCATAGCAGCAGTAGATACAGTCAGCATGTTTaatgctgtgttttgtttttaaaattaagatttgtttgtttaatattaCAATCTTGAAATCTTTCAGTTGTACAGAGGACTTTGAGGCTCTTGATGTGTTTCTTGTCTATAGAATTGATTTTACCAGTCAAAtttctttttggttttcttctttctttcctttctggTTCAGGCTTCTTGTCACCGCTTGCTCCGCTTCACCTGGACACAAACGTGTTTCCTTCTATAGAGAAATGGGGGCGTGGCTGCATGCAGATTGAACATTGTTGGTTCAAAATGAGTCTGACTTCCTAACATACGCACGGCGGTGTGTACGTTTTATAGTcatataattataattaattttacgcacattttgtttttttgcgcACGGCGAAAAAAGTTTCCACGAACATTTAAAGACGGGCTCGTGCTGCCTACGTGCGATCTCCACACAGCCACACCCACATTTATCTATTTAAGGAAACACGTTCACCTCCAGGTGAAGCGGAGAAACACCGACcgcaagaaaaagaagaaaatgggtGGAGGACAAGAAGCGCATGATCTTTTAGAACGAGatgataaaaacaacaacaacaaaataataaaaatccagATACCCCATAAAATCTGGGGATAATGCGAAGACATTTAGACTAAAAGTGTTTACAGGTAGCAACGATGGAAGTCAGCGTTAACGAAAGAATAATTTAAGACGAAATCGggaatgtttttctgttgtaaGATGAAAGCCAAAACCATGGTGTAACTAAAACTGTAAATAATGACTAAATggcaataataatattaataataatattattattattaatagtaaCCTTTTAATTAACATTGTTTGGAGGGCTGATATCAAAGGCAAGATTTAGGAAAAGCAGCATTACAGTAAAAATGCACCAAAATGTACCAAGCTGGCAAAGACTAAGTATTTTTCCTCtgcattttaaatacattttcttagGTGGCCAAGTTCACAAAATCATTTCAGTTAGTTTAATAGCTTTTTAAATAGtctatttttctcttttctttggttGTTTTACATCGACGTTTAGTTTTTAGCTTAGTTTTAGTTTGCTGTAGTAGACTTTGTGACATCCACACCACCTTTTTGGTACATTAACTTTAGTACCATGTAAAATTGTATCTATGCTTTTCCAAGTTACAGGCTTTCCCTGATTTCCTGGGGCTGAGAAGTTTTTCCAGCATTTCTGAGCATCATAACTTCTGAAGTAGGAAGCAGGAATATTTTCCAGTCTAAAAAACCGACAGTCTCGTGTTTACATAAAAGACCAGCAACAATTTTATTGTGTGTGGTGAAACCGATGCTTCATTAGCTAAATTTATCTCATTAAAATGCCTGGAGGCTGTGTGCatctgaaaaacattttaaagaggcAAATAAAGTTGAAATATGTGGGGTCCACTATCCAGAGTGATGGACAGTGCAAAAAAGAGAGGTAGGCAGGATGGAGTgggacagaaggatagcagcaaacGTGAAAGGAAAGGTTTACAGGATGgttagtgagacctgctattaTGTCACAAAAAGATAGAAGGTGAGTGACTGTAATTAACAGGTAGTCAGTACATctgagggacagctcaggtcgAGCACTTTGGAAATAAATCGTCCAGAGGAGGGTgtgtggatatactggacaaaggatgctgaagaACGAGCTGCCAAGCAGGATGAGAAAGGGGAGGAatgatgtttattattatttgctgaTGTTGTTAATGAGCCACAAGGCGAACAGTTTTCACTAGCTCAAGGAAACTTGAAACACGCTgtcatacttttattttgaaagctttAGCGACTACACGGCGCAGTGAGTTGTGGGTAAGACGTCAGTCCGCCGCCATATCTGTCTTTCTGTACCGGCTGAAGGAGAGAGTGAGGAGTCATGAGAGGAATACAGTCTCTGAACACTATCTCCGTGAGTCCTGTGTTGTGTTGGTGCGATCTGAGCGGTGTCATCCACCGGATCTGCTCCCTGCTCGCCCCGGTCTAAAAAAACCGAACCTTCGCTGTAGCAGTTAGCCTGCTAGCCGGTTAGCTCTCCAAGTTTACCTACCGTAAAACGGTTTCTGTCTCGAGTTAGGGTCAACGTTCTCATTTCATCATTCACACGtactgaaaacaataaaataaacatcaagtgtgcagttaaaaatataaatacaatttgAAAAGCGTGTGGGCTCGCCTTAGCTTAGCTGTTTCATGTCGCCTTTTGCATTGCTGTGGTAAGCTGGATGTAACCTGAAGGTCATCCCTGAATTCCAGTCCACCAGCGTCTCTTTTGAGCGAACCAGGCCCCCTATTTGGTCATAAATTCGGTGTTATCCAGTTATGATGCTAGTGCATTCCCACATTAGTCCCAGACTTTGCTGCCGGGACATAAATGTGCACAGGTCACGTCAGGTCAAGCTGCTCTCAGTCTGCACACACAGgtgctgttttgattttgtggtCCTATTAAGACGCCTGGTTTTAGAGGGTCTAGATCATACTTTTGGGCATTTCTGCAAGCAAAATTACTCAAAAGTGTAAAAATAATATTAGATGATTGCAGTATTAGATTATATTAGGTTGTTGTCTAAAGACTTTCCTAAAGCAGCTCCATGTGAGATAGAAAGGGGGTGACTTCCCTAGCTGGTGATATTTGTGTAATCTGTGTGTCTCTTGTATGTGTTAGCAGCTATTATGTAACATTAGAGGTCATGTTACTCTTTGTTGGATTAAGATTCCGCCAATCTAGTGTTTACACACAGTTTAAAgcagcacaatatatacaggctTGTGGCTATAATTCAGTAATAACTTCCTGTTCTTATTTTAGCTGCTAATGAAGTCATTGTCTTTAATTATGGTGTCATCTTCGTCCTGCAGAAACGTTGCTATGCAGCTGCCAGGAGGAGCGGTAGTCTGGCTGAACCCCTCTCAGGTCTGAAACCCTCCAAAGGCGCACCTCTTCCTCCCCAGGATGCCCAGGTAGGTGCTGCTCTCGAATCgaacaaaacacaatggaaatctAACTCACAGCTGGTTGTCGTGATCTTTTCTTCCGAAAAAACacttctgctgtgttttgtgaGCTTTTGCAGTATTTTCCTAATTGCTGGTGTCATCTTAAGTTGCAGTGCCTTTGACCTCTGAGTCCACTGTAGCAttagttttgtttctgtgtgaaagttttgtgttttgtataacattttttctttcctccttcaGGTGTCCAAGCTCCCAAACGGCCTGGTGATAGCTTCACTGGAAAACTACTCCCCCGTGTCAAGTGTTGGTGTGTTTGTGAAAGCTGGGAGTCGCTATGAGACTGTGGAGAACCAGGGTGTCTCCCATGTGTTACGACTGGCAGCGAACCTGGTAAACTGTGAATGAGCTTGTAAGCGTGTGATAGCTAAATTAATTATTCCTGAGGTTATTTTTACCATGATAAGAAGCAAATGACTGCACTTCTTTTTATCAGCACCTCTACTTTCAGCCTGACAGCCTATGCTGCTTACTTAtcttatttttgcttttgtagACTACAAAGGGAGCGTCTGCCTTCAAGATCTGTCGCAGTGTGGAAGCAATCGGGGGCAGCCTGAGGTCAGTGAGCACACttcatgcacatgcacacactgaccGTCGCTGCTTTTGTTGCTCAAAATTATGCAGCGGATCACactgaatcagctgtgttgtcATCTCTATCCATGCAGCGTGACATCGTCAAGAGAGACAATGGTCTACACTGCCGACTGTTTGAGAGATGACATGTAAGTGCTCCCATATTAATgtcaagttatttttttctcttctctatttttattaaaacatcaAGCTGTGTTGACACTTCGCTGTCCTATTTGTGTCCAGAGATTCGTTAATGGAGTTTCTGGTCAATGTGACTACAGCTCAGGAGTTTCGGCCATGGGAGGTGGACGAACTGACGCCCAGAGTGAAAGTTGACAACGCTCTGGCTCAGCAGTGTCCTCAGATAGGTGTGTAACAGAAGCAATAGTTCATCTCCTGATTGCCTGTATTTTTACTGAGGAAATTGTATTATCAGATGTGAAAGTGATTTTTAATTTCTAAAGAAGATCCTTGGTGATATTATTTGGTTATAATTATGTAAAACATCAAAAATCTTCTCGCTAAGCTGCTGTAGACCTCAAGGCTACATAATGTTTTTGCTCTGAGTTTTGTGGCCAATACTTAACGTGAGCTGTTGGGATTGAGgtatttttgggtttttttgtgccaTTTCAGTCAGATCTGTAGCCTCATTGAGCAGTAAACATTCCAGTCCCTCTCATATTAATGTAGATATATTCTGCATGGTTTCTGACATACTTTAATACTTGTGCAAAAGTTGTTTAATTAACTTGATCTCTGAAAAAAGTCCTATGCattattgctgtttttgtttgtttgttttttagatgcAGCAGTTTTTGATTATCCATATTTAAAGTTTTCATtgtgtcctgttttattttctcctgCAGGTGTAATTGAGAAGTTGCATGAAGCAGCATACAAAAACACCCTGTCCAACTCTCTGTACTGCCCTGACTACATGGTTGGCCGTGTCTCCTCTCAACAGGTAAGGATATGcgttacttcttttttttatcttaaggGTCTTAAAGGGTCTATTCAGTTAGCAAAATAGTACTTTTTGTGATGCACTTAAACACCTGTCCTCCTCCTTATCCTTCCCTGTAGCTTAAGTCATTTGTTGAGGACCATTTCACCACTGGCAGAATGGCTCTAGTAGGACTAGGTGAGTGTTGTCCAGCCTTGATTGCTTCATCACAGCTGCCCCCCTTCTTCATTTGGCTTTCCTAATAGGTAGTTAGCAATCTCCAGCCTAAGCAGTCTTGCTTACGTGTGTGCTTACGCTTGTCTTAAATCTCAATGAGATAGTGAGTCACTGCTGACATGTCAAAACTCTGTTCCACCTCACTCATTTACGCATGTTAATCTCATTTACCCATTTAGGTGTAAACCACTCGGTCCTGAGGCAAGTGGGTGAGGGGCTCTTGAGTGCCCGCAGTGGGGTTGGGGCCCCTGTGGCTAAATCTGTGTACCGTGGAGGTAGCTTGTGTTTTAAAAATAGCAACATTAAATTGTTTTGCAATCCACCGCTGCCTTGTTCTCATGAGGAAATATTGTGTGTTAGGTGAGCTGCGAGTGCAGAACAAGGATGAGCTTGTCCACGCTCTGATTGCCAGTGAAGGTGCTGTGACAGGTAGTGCCGAGGCTAATGCTTTCAGTGTGCTGCAAAGGATCCTGGGAGCTGGTCCGCATGTAAAGAGGGGCTCCAGCATCACCAGCAAACTGAGCCAGGGGATCGCCAAAGCTACCACACAGCCCTTTGATGTGAGTTGAAACAGGACAGCGACATTGGTTTTTGTAGCCGTAACAGTTCAAGTCCATTTTTAGTGAATCTTTCTGAGATCTGTTCCCCCGATTTAAcgcagaaatctgtcaaaaaagccaaaaactggCGCATGATGCTTTCTATCAGTCTGGAACTGACAGACAAAGAAAAGGCTTCAGTGGTCAAGTCTTTTCCTTTGATGGAGTCTCTCGGGGAAACTTCTCCAGAAATCTGCTGAAAGAATGATTTGCCTCAACTGGAGTATTTagaatagttttattttttaggatGCTTGGCTGTTCTTGTTATAAATGCACAGTTTCTCACTCTACATCAGATAACCTCTGGTTGTCTTTCAGGCCACTGCCTTCAACGTCTCGTACTCCGACTCCGGCCTGTTTGGGGTCTATACCATTGCACAAGCTGCCTCTGCAGGAGAGGTAGTTGCCAAGTTTTCTGTGTctaagttgatttaaaaaatttgcagaaatgccagaatcgccaCCGCTTATTCTCTCTGTGCAGGTGATCAAAGCCGCCATTGCACAGGTGAGGGGTGTGGCCGAGGGAGGCGTGTCTGAGGCTGACATCACCAGAGCAAAGTAAGATCATACAAAGATGACGCAGGTGGAGTTCTAACTGGTCTGTTGCTCACTCCTGTCTGTGTTTGACACCTCTGTGCAGGAACCAGCTGAAAGCGGAGTACTTGATGTCGATGGAGAGCTCAGAGGGCCTGCTTGAGGAGATTGGTGCTCAGGCTCTCACCGCTGGAGTGTACCAGGCCCCTGACGCTGTCCTCAAGGCTATAGATGCCGTCACCCAGAATGATGTGGTTAAGGTATGTGCTTTCAGTGAGATTTTAATAGCATGACttaacaaacagctgcagaagaaCAAGCAAACTCCTGTGTTAGAAGTGATTATTGCAGTCTAGagtacagttgtggtcagacgTTTACATCAACTCATTAAGGgaatgaatgtcatggtaattttgggcttttaatgatttctttgaactgggtggaatgtttgtaaagcatacATCTTTGCATACATTACATCTATATATCATCCTAAAGACTTTAAAAATActtacatatacaaatacttgCATATACCCCTATTAATATTTGGTAAATGTCCCTTAGCAAGTTGCACCTCAACCAGTTGCTTTTCATCATTAACAAGCTTCTGGTATGATTCTGTGGGGATAGTTGACCACTCTTCCTTGGTTCCTTAGACTTTTCCATTATTCTGAGTATTGGTCAGTCCAGTGAGTGCTGTTAAACAAATCCTTTCTATGTtggcaaagagaaactaccagcTGTAGTCAGTCTCTCTCATTAGTTCACTAACGAGAAGTTAATAGGCGTTATCAAATGAAAAGGCATTGTAGAACCTTCAGCACCACTTATTAAAAGTTATTTTAAGTAAGTATTTGAGGTTATATACatacttttgaccctgtgtggattagagaaaatccagaATAAATTGAAATAGTCATTAAAGTAcactgtacaatcattccaccctgaaaaagttttaaaaagtcattaaaaatgacCATGACATCCATGGCCCTGTAAATTTCTGACCACACTTATATGCATGTGGTTTTTAGATTCAGCACATGTCAAATTTAAACCCATTTGCTGGATTTTATATCTGATGTTGTGTCATTGTTACATTACTGGGTTGCAGTGGAAGTGTGGAGTGGGCAGCAGTCTTACCTTTATGTACCCCATCTGTAGTATAGCGTGGGTTGGAGTCATAAATCATCCAGTAAAGGCTCTCTAGTTTGTTCTTgaccaaataaaacaacagttCATTAAGAAGTGATGCGATAGATCATGTTGACGGTGCGTTTTACTAAAGGGCTTTTGGGATTATACAGATCATTACAGAGTAAATATTCTTTTAGTTTCACATTTGAACCTCATTTCAAATATAGTAAGAAACACTGTAGTTCCTCTGAGCACTGGTGGCAGTCTCAGTTTGAAAATATATCCCTGAAGACTAtactaacaaaaacaaaaagttattAAATTATGCGTGCAGGCTATTTATTCATATGTTTAaacttgcatttgtgtttagtCGCTGCGTGGGGTTCTGTGTAGTGTCGGAGCTGCAGCAGGGCTTCAGTGGACTATAAATACTGGGATATATTTGGAAATATTGCCCGTCAGTGAATTTGctctctgttttctttacaGGCTGCAAAGAAATTTGTGGATGGCAAGAAGACCATGTCAGCTAGTGGACACCTCATTAATACACCATTTGTGGATGAAGTATGAAAATGCACATAAGAATAATAAGAACagttgatttttctttctgcttgGGCATGCTGTGCCTGGATGTTGCCTCCTGCAGCAGTTCATTGGATGTCACCTGTCATTTGTAGTTTATCCTGCAGTATGTGTGAGCACCAACAGAGAGAGCTGCAGAATTATAACATCTGTTGGGGGGGAAGAGGATGGATTCATCAGTGTAACTGTATATCTGtgtaaattaaaacaattaCAGTAAAACACTTGGGTTGTTGCTTGATTTTGCATTTTTGAATGACAAGTTTCTGGCATGTGTGCCGTGCACAAGTGCGGTCTTCTGCATGAGATTGATGAGTCCACACCATCATCTTGAAGAGTGCTTGGTTTTGGATGACGTTAGCACTATGTGCCAACACTGGCAGCAAAAAGCTGTTATTTTAGGTAATGAGCACTTTTAGCACCAAGAGGTTTTGTTTCATTCATCAGCCAGTGGGGGGAcccaaaagcacacaaacataAGTTGATGTTTGAGGGTTATCTTGTAGATCGTCAGTAAAAGAGCTAATACCATACTGGCAATAAACTGGGTTTCATTTAAAACATAGAAGCCCTCTACAGTAAAGGCCTAAGCCATCTCTACTTCCTGAGATGACTGAGGTTATTTAACATCTGCCAGCTCTCATCAtgcatttaacatttttctgtaatttaacAAATGCATTACTTTATGCCCCCCGTGTATTCTGTAAGGTGCCTATTAATGTGCAGACTGACTTGTATCTGTCAGATGACTAGTT includes:
- the LOC134625411 gene encoding cytochrome b-c1 complex subunit 2, mitochondrial: MRGIQSLNTISKRCYAAARRSGSLAEPLSGLKPSKGAPLPPQDAQVSKLPNGLVIASLENYSPVSSVGVFVKAGSRYETVENQGVSHVLRLAANLTTKGASAFKICRSVEAIGGSLSVTSSRETMVYTADCLRDDIDSLMEFLVNVTTAQEFRPWEVDELTPRVKVDNALAQQCPQIGVIEKLHEAAYKNTLSNSLYCPDYMVGRVSSQQLKSFVEDHFTTGRMALVGLGVNHSVLRQVGEGLLSARSGVGAPVAKSVYRGGELRVQNKDELVHALIASEGAVTGSAEANAFSVLQRILGAGPHVKRGSSITSKLSQGIAKATTQPFDATAFNVSYSDSGLFGVYTIAQAASAGEVIKAAIAQVRGVAEGGVSEADITRAKNQLKAEYLMSMESSEGLLEEIGAQALTAGVYQAPDAVLKAIDAVTQNDVVKAAKKFVDGKKTMSASGHLINTPFVDEV